In Candidatus Dependentiae bacterium, the following proteins share a genomic window:
- a CDS encoding sulfotransferase domain-containing protein: MNIKKTVFISLLFIFAQSHAVKIVTTGAPKSGIQILANCIKEITNIKKSANIKGDMLLDAKQMQQYDLIIGTPVYNERNLNIIAKHNAKVIYIIRDPRDQIASTAQTIYTYRSHIPAAKNKSQNQIIDELITNGSAFYAYQYPYPEVKQVKGIVDLYSFWLPWIEHPNTIVVTFEHLSGAYGSHAQQKEIQHIATFLNIPCTAQKATKIGNSLQSGGLFGLFKKQPKVGNWKNMFNAQHRNKCKNIAGQLLIDLGYETDVNW, translated from the coding sequence ATGAACATAAAAAAAACCGTATTCATATCGTTATTATTTATTTTCGCCCAATCACATGCAGTTAAAATAGTCACCACCGGTGCACCAAAATCCGGCATTCAAATACTTGCCAATTGCATAAAAGAGATCACCAACATAAAAAAAAGCGCCAATATAAAAGGTGACATGTTGCTCGATGCAAAACAGATGCAACAATATGATTTGATTATAGGAACACCGGTATATAATGAGCGTAATCTGAATATAATTGCAAAACATAATGCAAAAGTCATATACATCATACGCGATCCACGCGATCAAATTGCCTCTACCGCACAAACCATCTATACTTATCGCTCTCACATTCCAGCAGCAAAAAATAAAAGTCAAAATCAAATAATAGATGAACTTATCACAAATGGTTCAGCATTTTATGCCTATCAATATCCATACCCTGAGGTTAAACAGGTAAAAGGAATCGTGGATCTTTATAGTTTCTGGCTCCCCTGGATTGAACATCCAAACACAATTGTGGTAACCTTTGAACATCTCTCGGGCGCATATGGCTCACATGCTCAACAAAAAGAGATCCAACATATCGCCACATTTTTGAATATTCCATGCACGGCACAAAAAGCAACTAAAATTGGCAACAGCCTGCAAAGTGGCGGCCTGTTTGGACTGTTCAAAAAACAACCGAAAGTTGGCAATTGGAAAAACATGTTTAATGCGCAACACAGAAACAAATGCAAAAATATTGCAGGTCAATTATTAATTGATCTCGGTT